Proteins co-encoded in one Bacillus paramycoides genomic window:
- a CDS encoding NAD(P)H-dependent flavin oxidoreductase translates to MFTSRVIDTLQIKYPIIQAGMAGAITTPELVAAVSNSGGLGTLGAGYMSPEQIRDAIYKIRERTDKPFGVNLLLTKEIQIEEEKINLAKGLLSGVNREFSIEEEEQLKLPKSYKEQLQVLVEENVPVVSFAFQTLEKEEIDELKRRGIKVIGTATHVAEAKVLAELGVDIIVGQGSEAGGHRGTFIGKEQDAMIGTFALIPQLVAAVPHIPIVAAGGVMNGQGLVAAFTLGAEAVQMGSAFLTSEESITHDVYKQAVLHSTDTSTTVTRAFSGKYARGIRNEFIEKHEGKEEGLPMYPVQNVLTSKIRQEAAKRNKGEYMSLWAGQASSLARIESAQHVVERVMKEADNVIEQLQNVYRKRPLE, encoded by the coding sequence ATGTTTACAAGTCGAGTTATAGATACATTACAAATTAAGTATCCAATCATTCAAGCGGGTATGGCAGGTGCAATTACGACGCCTGAGCTTGTTGCAGCTGTAAGTAATAGCGGAGGATTAGGAACGCTTGGAGCAGGCTATATGAGCCCTGAACAAATTCGTGATGCAATTTATAAAATAAGGGAACGAACGGATAAGCCTTTCGGTGTGAATTTACTGTTAACGAAAGAGATACAAATAGAAGAAGAGAAGATAAACTTGGCCAAGGGATTACTTAGCGGAGTGAATAGAGAATTCAGTATAGAGGAAGAAGAGCAGTTAAAGCTTCCAAAAAGTTATAAAGAACAATTACAAGTGTTAGTAGAAGAAAACGTGCCAGTCGTTAGCTTTGCATTTCAAACGTTAGAAAAAGAAGAAATAGATGAATTGAAAAGAAGAGGAATTAAAGTCATCGGAACAGCTACTCATGTGGCAGAGGCGAAAGTACTTGCTGAATTAGGAGTAGACATTATTGTCGGTCAAGGTAGCGAGGCAGGAGGGCATAGAGGAACGTTTATCGGGAAAGAACAGGACGCTATGATTGGGACGTTCGCATTAATTCCGCAGTTAGTAGCAGCTGTCCCTCACATCCCGATTGTTGCAGCAGGTGGTGTAATGAACGGACAAGGGCTTGTTGCGGCATTTACACTGGGGGCAGAAGCTGTTCAAATGGGATCAGCCTTTTTAACGAGTGAAGAAAGTATTACGCATGACGTATATAAACAAGCGGTTTTACATAGTACAGATACAAGTACAACTGTGACTCGTGCGTTTTCCGGGAAATATGCACGGGGTATTCGTAATGAATTTATAGAGAAGCATGAAGGGAAAGAAGAAGGGCTTCCGATGTATCCAGTGCAAAATGTATTAACCTCTAAAATACGCCAAGAAGCAGCAAAACGTAATAAAGGAGAATATATGTCGCTTTGGGCAGGACAAGCGTCATCATTAGCACGAATAGAATCAGCTCAGCATGTAGTGGAGCGAGTGATGAAAGAAGCAGATAACGTAATCGAACAATTGCAAAATGTATATAGAAAAAGACCACTTGAATAA